In Candidatus Thermoplasmatota archaeon, a single window of DNA contains:
- a CDS encoding peptidylprolyl isomerase, with protein MQAVMETEKGTMTIELFEKDAPNTVANFRKLVDSGFYNGLRFHRVLDDFVIQGGCPHSRTKGDRKAGTGGPGWQIKCETAGNPHKHERGSLSMAHAGKDTGGSQFFICHSKQRHLDGVHTVFGKVVSGLDVIDKIRAWDEIKSVRVLA; from the coding sequence ATGCAAGCCGTGATGGAGACCGAGAAGGGCACGATGACGATCGAGCTGTTCGAGAAGGACGCGCCCAACACGGTCGCCAACTTCCGAAAGCTCGTGGACTCCGGGTTCTACAACGGCCTCCGGTTCCATCGCGTCCTCGACGACTTCGTGATCCAAGGCGGCTGCCCGCACTCGCGGACGAAGGGCGACCGCAAGGCGGGCACCGGCGGCCCCGGCTGGCAGATCAAGTGCGAGACGGCGGGCAACCCGCACAAGCACGAGCGCGGCTCGCTCTCGATGGCCCACGCGGGCAAGGACACGGGCGGAAGCCAGTTCTTCATCTGCCACTCGAAGCAGCGCCACCTCGACGGCGTGCACACGGTCTTCGGGAAGGTCGTCTCGGGTCTCGACGTGATCGACAAGATTCGCGCCTGGGACGAGATCAAGAGCGTCCGCGTGCTCGCCTA